Proteins found in one Nostoc sp. NIES-3756 genomic segment:
- a CDS encoding class I SAM-dependent methyltransferase — MTAKTSWNANLYQDKHSFVWQYGEDLLQLLNPQPSEFILDLGCGTGQLTEKIAQFGAEVLGVDNSATMIEKARQNYPHLHFEVADARNLQVDKPLDAVFSNAVLHWVKEPEAAIANIHQALKLGGRFVAEFGGKGNIQQILEALYQALATISISQPQILSPWYFPSIGEYVTLLEAQGFEVIYAVLFDRPTPLAEGEAGMANWIKMFASNFLVGISSEQQVQVIQEVEKSLQGTLYHQGTWTADYRRIRIVATKV; from the coding sequence ATGACAGCTAAAACTTCTTGGAATGCCAACTTATATCAAGATAAACATAGTTTTGTTTGGCAATATGGCGAAGACTTGTTGCAATTACTCAATCCACAACCAAGCGAATTTATATTAGATTTGGGTTGTGGTACTGGACAGTTGACAGAAAAAATTGCCCAGTTTGGTGCAGAAGTCTTAGGGGTAGATAATTCAGCCACAATGATTGAGAAGGCTAGACAAAACTATCCCCATTTGCATTTTGAAGTTGCTGATGCGCGGAACTTACAAGTAGATAAACCACTAGATGCAGTATTTTCCAATGCTGTGTTGCATTGGGTGAAAGAACCAGAAGCTGCGATCGCCAACATACATCAAGCCCTAAAATTAGGAGGGCGTTTCGTGGCTGAGTTCGGTGGTAAAGGTAACATACAACAAATCCTCGAAGCTTTATACCAAGCTTTAGCAACCATTAGTATTTCTCAGCCACAAATACTTAGTCCCTGGTATTTCCCTAGTATTGGCGAATACGTTACCTTACTAGAAGCACAAGGCTTTGAGGTCATATATGCAGTTTTATTTGACCGTCCTACACCTCTGGCGGAAGGTGAAGCAGGTATGGCAAACTGGATTAAGATGTTCGCTAGTAATTTTTTAGTAGGAATATCTTCTGAGCAACAAGTACAAGTAATACAGGAAGTAGAAAAATCTTTACAAGGAACACTCTATCACCAAGGAACTTGGACGGCAGACTATCGACGAATACGTATAGTAGCTACCAAAGTTTAA
- a CDS encoding peroxiredoxin, which translates to MSITYGIEGSLRVGQQAPDFTATAVVDQEFKTIKLSDYRGKYVVLFFYPLDFTFVCPTEITAFSDRYEEFKKLNTEILGVSVDSEFSHLAWIQTDRKSGGVGDLNYPLVSDIKKEVSAAYNVLDPAAGIALRGLFIIDKDGVIQHATINNLAFGRSVDETLRTLQAIQYVQSHPDEVCPAGWQPGEKTMTPDPVKSKVYFAAV; encoded by the coding sequence ATGTCCATCACTTACGGAATAGAAGGTAGCCTCCGCGTTGGTCAACAGGCTCCCGATTTTACAGCAACTGCTGTGGTTGATCAGGAATTTAAGACAATTAAGCTTTCCGACTATCGTGGTAAGTATGTTGTCTTATTCTTCTACCCCCTAGACTTTACCTTTGTTTGCCCCACTGAGATCACAGCATTTAGCGATCGCTACGAAGAATTTAAGAAACTTAACACCGAAATTCTCGGTGTGTCCGTTGATAGCGAGTTCTCCCACTTAGCTTGGATACAAACCGATCGCAAGTCTGGTGGTGTTGGCGACCTAAATTATCCCCTAGTTTCCGATATTAAGAAAGAGGTTAGTGCCGCTTACAACGTACTAGACCCAGCAGCAGGTATTGCTTTACGTGGTCTATTCATCATCGATAAAGATGGTGTAATCCAGCACGCTACCATTAATAACCTAGCTTTTGGTCGCAGCGTTGATGAAACATTGCGTACATTACAAGCTATTCAATACGTTCAGTCTCACCCAGATGAAGTTTGCCCTGCTGGTTGGCAACCTGGCGAAAAGACCATGACTCCCGACCCCGTGAAGTCCAAAGTTTACTTCGCTGCTGTGTAG
- a CDS encoding peroxiredoxin family protein — MLISTDFTGLFNERFFRNFLPVPASNEFRLDVGTPDFQLPDITNSTSVKLSNYRGKQPVLLAFTRIFTEKQYCPFCYPHIKALNENYEEFTNRGIEVLLVTSTDERQSQIVVRDLSLKMPLLSDPSCRVFRTYRVGQALGAPLPAQFVLDKNGMLTYKHLFSFLDHNASVEKLLEQFALHN; from the coding sequence ATGCTGATATCTACAGATTTTACTGGTTTATTTAATGAACGTTTCTTTCGTAATTTTTTGCCTGTTCCAGCAAGCAATGAATTTAGACTAGATGTAGGAACACCAGACTTTCAATTACCAGATATTACTAACAGTACATCTGTTAAATTATCAAATTATCGAGGCAAACAACCTGTATTACTAGCCTTCACACGAATTTTTACTGAAAAACAATATTGTCCTTTCTGCTATCCTCATATCAAAGCTTTAAACGAAAATTATGAAGAATTTACTAATCGGGGTATAGAAGTTTTATTAGTTACGAGTACAGATGAAAGACAAAGCCAAATAGTTGTAAGGGATTTGAGTTTAAAAATGCCATTACTAAGTGACCCTAGTTGTCGAGTATTTCGTACTTATAGAGTAGGACAAGCTTTAGGTGCGCCTTTACCAGCCCAATTTGTATTAGATAAAAACGGTATGCTGACTTACAAGCATTTATTTTCATTTCTTGATCACAATGCTAGTGTAGAGAAATTATTAGAACAATTTGCGCTGCATAATTGA
- a CDS encoding NF038130 family PEP-CTERM protein, with amino-acid sequence MKKICQRVVLGASIAAGVSAIATTPAQAGSLTNVTIGGSAATDYLVYGVQGNNTATIDKTFANVQQVLDGNAASPTGNVELRASSEKANFDFTQNTTLSGTIGGKSLTLSSLVLSDWTSAYKGTTFGQYWFSQVLSANNIILTDSNKTQLFSIFTNYGGFQRFSDPNISYVNQDDTTGKISIGLAGHLNATPLLLQSIDGYLADPKIPLSFKTLVSPLRNLLASTTIQASEIVKYSYDGGAYEYLFGFKATNSGLTESTDGVSHSGNYEVAFQGIAPTPTPTPTPTPIPPVQPTPQPPVQSTPEPSVVLGLAGVVGFIVTQRKLKKISR; translated from the coding sequence ATGAAGAAGATTTGTCAGAGAGTTGTGCTGGGTGCTTCAATAGCTGCTGGTGTGAGTGCGATCGCAACTACTCCAGCACAAGCAGGTAGCCTTACCAATGTTACAATTGGTGGTTCAGCAGCTACTGATTATTTAGTTTATGGTGTTCAGGGTAATAACACAGCCACTATAGACAAAACCTTTGCAAACGTACAGCAAGTTTTAGATGGTAATGCTGCAAGCCCCACTGGTAACGTAGAGTTACGCGCCAGCAGTGAAAAAGCTAATTTTGACTTTACCCAAAACACCACCTTATCAGGAACAATTGGTGGTAAAAGCTTAACTCTCAGCAGCTTAGTTCTTTCTGATTGGACAAGTGCATATAAAGGAACAACTTTTGGTCAATATTGGTTTAGCCAAGTATTAAGTGCTAACAATATCATCCTAACTGACAGCAACAAAACACAACTGTTTAGCATTTTCACTAATTATGGCGGGTTTCAAAGATTTAGTGACCCCAATATTTCTTATGTAAATCAAGATGATACAACTGGAAAGATTAGTATTGGGCTAGCTGGTCATCTCAATGCTACACCTTTACTGCTCCAGTCCATTGATGGTTATTTAGCTGATCCTAAAATACCTCTATCATTCAAGACCCTTGTTTCACCACTGAGAAACTTATTAGCTAGTACAACTATTCAAGCTAGTGAAATTGTTAAGTATAGTTATGATGGTGGTGCTTATGAATATCTGTTCGGCTTTAAAGCTACTAACTCTGGTTTAACTGAATCCACAGATGGAGTCTCCCATAGTGGTAACTATGAAGTAGCATTCCAAGGTATAGCACCAACGCCAACCCCAACGCCAACCCCAACACCAATTCCGCCAGTACAACCAACTCCCCAACCTCCGGTACAATCAACTCCTGAACCTTCTGTTGTCCTTGGTCTTGCAGGTGTTGTCGGTTTTATCGTTACACAACGCAAGTTAAAAAAAATTTCCCGTTAG